A part of Methanobrevibacter sp. genomic DNA contains:
- a CDS encoding DHH family phosphoesterase: MLNRASEATDMLKEHIENDAVIRIISHNDADGISAAAVIANALAEENVQFHTTIVPRLKEDMVNQLRSEKYGLFIFSDMGSPFIKEFNTYKHDVIVADHHQVNDTEADSNVVHINPHLFEIDGSKDLSGAGSSYLAIRDLDKKHLAYYALVGAFGDMQGQEGFTGVNKLILDDAIESGNLEIHEGLKIVSKSTEPIFKSLAYTFSPPLPGISGDLDGAREFLERMNLSYGIKFTDLEDEEKDLLKDALININPDIFGDCYTVAKQVPMLRDLEEYSYILDACGKNKKQGLGLSIALGEKDQALDAALKLQRQYRDQIVKGLEWVKKEGAQQLNSIQYLYSEDKVLKSVMGTIASIGLSVDLLDNSKPVLGLSRLHNDIKISGRTTREMVSKGVNLGRALQDSSNNFGGTGGGHDIAAGAMIPYESKDNFLHIVDEMVEYQLSSD; the protein is encoded by the coding sequence TTGTTAAATAGGGCTAGTGAAGCTACTGATATGCTCAAGGAGCATATTGAAAATGATGCTGTTATCAGAATAATTTCTCATAACGATGCGGATGGAATTTCTGCAGCAGCTGTTATAGCTAATGCTTTGGCTGAAGAGAATGTTCAATTCCACACAACAATCGTCCCACGTCTTAAAGAGGACATGGTAAATCAGCTTAGAAGTGAGAAGTATGGTTTATTTATATTTTCAGATATGGGAAGTCCTTTCATTAAGGAATTCAACACCTATAAGCATGACGTTATAGTTGCAGACCACCATCAAGTTAATGACACTGAAGCGGATAGCAATGTTGTCCATATCAATCCCCATCTTTTTGAGATTGACGGAAGTAAGGATTTATCCGGTGCAGGTTCTAGCTATCTAGCTATTCGTGACTTGGATAAAAAACATTTGGCTTATTATGCTTTAGTTGGTGCATTTGGAGATATGCAAGGTCAAGAAGGATTCACTGGTGTAAATAAATTAATTCTTGATGATGCAATAGAAAGCGGTAATTTAGAAATTCATGAAGGTTTAAAAATAGTTTCAAAATCAACAGAACCGATTTTTAAATCTTTAGCTTATACTTTTTCACCGCCTCTTCCAGGCATTAGTGGAGATTTGGACGGGGCCCGTGAATTTTTGGAACGTATGAACTTGTCTTATGGTATCAAATTCACTGATTTGGAAGATGAAGAAAAGGATTTACTGAAAGATGCTTTAATCAATATCAATCCTGATATTTTTGGCGACTGTTATACTGTTGCCAAACAAGTTCCAATGCTGCGTGATTTGGAGGAATACTCTTATATTCTTGATGCATGCGGTAAGAATAAAAAACAAGGTTTAGGATTAAGCATAGCTTTAGGCGAAAAAGATCAAGCCCTTGATGCAGCTTTAAAATTGCAACGCCAGTATCGTGACCAGATTGTTAAAGGTCTTGAATGGGTTAAAAAAGAAGGCGCTCAACAATTGAATTCAATACAATACTTATACAGTGAAGATAAGGTATTGAAATCAGTCATGGGCACTATTGCAAGTATTGGATTGTCAGTAGACTTATTGGACAATTCCAAACCTGTACTTGGACTTTCAAGACTTCACAACGATATTAAAATTTCTGGCAGAACAACAAGAGAAATGGTTTCAAAAGGTGTTAATTTAGGACGTGCTTTGCAAGATTCCTCAAATAATTTCGGTGGTACTGGAGGAGGGCATGATATTGCAGCAGGTGCTATGATTCCTTATGAAAGTAAAGATAATTTCTTACACATAGTTGATGAAATGGTTGAATATCAATTAAGTAGTGATTAA
- a CDS encoding 30S ribosomal protein S15, with amino-acid sequence MARPEWVTYSDKEIEEMILKFNREGKSTSEIGIVLRDQYGIPSVKDVTGERITEILERNGQAGDYPEDLLNLIKRAVNIRDHLEENPKDLHSKRGLTIIESRIRRLSSYYVSEGKLPEGWRYNPKEAALLVK; translated from the coding sequence ATGGCAAGACCAGAATGGGTAACTTACAGTGATAAAGAAATTGAAGAAATGATTTTAAAATTTAACAGAGAAGGTAAAAGTACTTCTGAAATAGGTATTGTATTAAGAGACCAATATGGAATTCCTTCTGTTAAAGACGTAACCGGTGAAAGAATCACCGAAATTTTAGAAAGAAACGGTCAAGCTGGAGACTATCCTGAAGATTTATTAAACTTAATCAAAAGAGCAGTAAACATCAGAGACCACTTAGAAGAAAACCCTAAGGACTTACACTCTAAAAGAGGTTTAACCATCATTGAATCCAGAATCAGAAGGTTATCTTCTTACTATGTAAGTGAAGGTAAATTACCAGAAGGTTGGAGATATAATCCAAAAGAAGCAGCACTCCTTGTTAAATAG
- a CDS encoding aconitase X catalytic domain-containing protein → MFLTNEEQQMCDGEFGETIRKSMDILVALGDIYGASKLVDITSAQVSGVSYKTIGDAGLEYLEDLASDGSGKASVNASLNPPGTDLDNWESLGFPRDFSIKQNQIVDAYAKLGISKTCTCTPYLVGNVPRFRDHVSWSESSAVAYVNSVIGARTNREGGPAALAAAIVGKTPLYGFHLPQNRKANLVVNVSTELRGADFGALGYIIGKVVGGGVPYFKLQNIPNNNDLKTLGAALASSGSVALYHIENVTPEAELAGEEDVEDIMFISEKEIADTRQKLTTTDREPDLICLGCPHASLEEIKQVASIVQGKTIKNKLWICTSVSVKATADRMGYTDIIENAGGNVVCDTCMVVAPIEDMDFEVIGVNSAKAANYVPSMCGLDVVYNDVENLIQFE, encoded by the coding sequence ATGTTTTTAACAAACGAAGAGCAACAAATGTGTGATGGAGAATTCGGAGAAACTATTAGGAAAAGTATGGATATCCTTGTTGCACTAGGCGATATCTATGGGGCTTCTAAACTAGTTGACATTACTTCTGCACAGGTATCTGGCGTTTCTTATAAGACTATCGGAGATGCCGGTTTGGAATATCTTGAAGATTTGGCCAGTGATGGAAGCGGTAAAGCTAGTGTAAATGCATCTTTAAATCCTCCGGGAACTGATTTGGATAACTGGGAAAGCCTAGGTTTTCCTCGTGATTTTTCAATCAAACAGAATCAGATAGTTGATGCATATGCAAAACTTGGGATTTCTAAAACTTGTACCTGTACACCATATCTTGTAGGTAATGTCCCAAGATTCAGAGACCATGTTTCTTGGTCTGAATCATCTGCTGTTGCTTATGTTAATTCAGTAATTGGGGCTAGGACTAACCGTGAAGGAGGTCCTGCAGCACTTGCAGCAGCAATTGTTGGAAAAACTCCATTATATGGATTTCACCTGCCTCAAAATAGAAAAGCGAATTTGGTTGTCAATGTTTCAACCGAATTAAGGGGCGCCGATTTTGGAGCTTTAGGTTATATTATCGGTAAGGTTGTTGGAGGAGGAGTTCCTTATTTTAAACTTCAAAACATTCCAAACAACAATGATTTAAAAACTCTTGGAGCTGCACTTGCTTCATCAGGTTCAGTTGCGCTCTATCACATTGAAAATGTAACTCCTGAAGCGGAATTGGCCGGTGAAGAGGATGTTGAAGATATAATGTTCATTTCCGAAAAAGAGATTGCTGACACTCGTCAAAAACTAACTACAACTGATAGGGAACCTGATTTAATTTGCTTGGGTTGTCCTCATGCATCACTTGAAGAAATTAAACAAGTAGCCAGTATTGTACAAGGAAAAACCATTAAGAATAAATTATGGATTTGCACTTCTGTTAGCGTAAAAGCCACTGCCGATAGGATGGGCTATACTGATATAATTGAAAATGCAGGTGGAAATGTTGTATGCGACACTTGCATGGTTGTAGCACCTATTGAAGACATGGACTTTGAGGTAATCGGTGTGAATTCAGCAAAAGCAGCTAATTATGTTCCATCAATGTGTGGACTTGATGTTGTTTATAATGATGTCGAAAATCTTATTCAATTTGAATAA
- a CDS encoding Mur ligase family protein, protein MNYLVVGAGNASRPVARLLNYLGHDVVVTDLKDISEFKIEFQRSLIEMEKEGVKLDLANKDPSVEGFDRVYAPPTLPDSAPIAQKIRNSDLKVLTNEEFSKIVNDLIPVDIIGITGTMGKTTTTFITTSLFKQAGYNVWSCSSLVNNLVSEAIIDGIVKGKAQECDIAIFELPHGTIGLLNRLDIKIGLLTNIAEDHLSEFGGSLERYQQRKLVLQAMSEMFIANDSCRDIIEKVRDDALFYALDEDVDFRGTVGDKSLTISYGEDEFTTPFYMMSYFFENSVAASAVALTYGVKKEDIIDALTEFKGLPAHMEDVGDYNGRKVILDSAFLYDGMKITLDYFKDESVVLFLDHFDTLSVRDKAEVGELVSNYDIKVVIASGFNEVIQEVEMEAAQEILDAISNPNIEKIAVETIEKAAELTFKYSEPGDIILHMGPLIAYDRLTTVEKIMKGLEKGSKKYV, encoded by the coding sequence ATGAATTATTTAGTTGTTGGTGCTGGAAATGCAAGTCGACCAGTTGCAAGATTGCTTAATTATTTAGGGCATGATGTTGTTGTAACTGATTTGAAGGATATTTCCGAATTTAAAATTGAATTTCAAAGAAGTTTAATTGAAATGGAAAAAGAAGGTGTAAAGCTGGATTTAGCAAATAAAGACCCTTCTGTTGAAGGTTTTGATCGTGTTTATGCACCTCCTACATTGCCGGATTCTGCTCCGATAGCTCAAAAAATCAGAAACTCAGACTTAAAAGTTTTAACTAATGAAGAATTCTCTAAAATAGTAAACGACTTAATTCCAGTTGACATAATTGGGATTACTGGAACCATGGGAAAAACTACTACTACTTTTATTACAACCAGTTTATTCAAACAGGCAGGATATAATGTATGGTCCTGTTCATCCCTTGTAAATAATTTGGTTTCAGAAGCTATCATCGATGGAATCGTTAAGGGTAAAGCTCAAGAGTGTGATATAGCTATTTTTGAACTTCCTCATGGAACCATTGGTCTTTTGAATAGGTTAGACATTAAAATTGGTCTTTTAACAAACATTGCTGAAGACCACTTGTCCGAGTTTGGAGGATCACTGGAAAGATACCAGCAGCGTAAATTGGTTTTACAGGCCATGAGTGAAATGTTTATCGCAAATGATTCCTGCCGGGACATCATTGAAAAGGTAAGAGATGATGCCCTGTTTTATGCATTGGATGAAGATGTTGACTTTAGGGGAACTGTTGGGGATAAATCATTAACAATTAGTTATGGTGAAGATGAATTTACCACTCCATTTTATATGATGAGCTATTTCTTTGAGAATTCTGTTGCGGCTTCTGCTGTTGCATTAACATATGGAGTTAAAAAAGAAGATATTATTGATGCATTAACAGAATTTAAAGGATTGCCTGCTCATATGGAGGACGTTGGTGATTATAATGGCAGAAAAGTGATACTTGATTCTGCATTTTTATATGATGGAATGAAAATAACTTTGGATTATTTTAAAGATGAAAGCGTTGTTTTATTCCTAGATCATTTTGACACGTTATCTGTAAGAGACAAGGCCGAAGTCGGTGAATTGGTAAGTAACTATGACATTAAGGTTGTTATAGCAAGCGGATTTAATGAAGTAATACAGGAAGTAGAAATGGAGGCTGCTCAGGAGATATTGGATGCAATTTCAAATCCAAATATTGAGAAAATAGCTGTTGAGACAATCGAAAAAGCAGCTGAACTCACATTTAAGTATTCTGAGCCTGGAGATATAATTTTACATATGGGGCCACTTATAGCTTATGATAGGCTAACTACTGTTGAAAAGATAATGAAAGGATTAGAGAAAGGAAGTAAGAAGTATGTATAA